A portion of the Sphaerochaeta pleomorpha str. Grapes genome contains these proteins:
- the yedE gene encoding YedE family putative selenium transporter, which translates to MAVSKEKRNLIIAGTTIGVISAVLVLLGNPKNMGFCIACFIRDTAGALSLHSASVVQYARPEVMGLLLGSMFLSLVKGEFKPRGGSSPFIRFVISFFVMIGALVFLGCPFRMLLRLSGGDLNALVGLFGFAGGIVIGSILLNKGFSLGRSYKQSKAEGSAIGFVTLALLGILLFIPSLLKFSEKGPGSLHAPILFALIGGLAVGMLAQRNRFCMAGGIRDIFLFKDSTLAMGSLFVFLSALVFNLFTGDFHLSFANQPVAHTDWLWNFLGMALVGLGSVLIGGCPLRQTILAGEGSSDSAMSVLGMLVGAAFAHNFGLASSAAGATTNGKIAVFVGFAVIFLISASVMRKAKTN; encoded by the coding sequence ATGGCTGTGTCGAAAGAAAAACGAAATCTAATAATTGCAGGAACGACGATTGGGGTTATTTCTGCAGTTCTTGTCTTGTTGGGAAATCCAAAAAACATGGGGTTTTGCATTGCCTGTTTTATCCGGGATACCGCAGGGGCTCTGTCTTTGCATTCTGCATCTGTAGTGCAATATGCAAGGCCAGAGGTTATGGGACTGTTGCTTGGATCCATGTTCCTTAGCCTGGTAAAGGGTGAGTTCAAACCCAGGGGTGGTTCTTCTCCCTTCATTCGGTTTGTCATCTCATTTTTTGTCATGATCGGGGCTCTGGTATTTCTGGGTTGTCCTTTTAGAATGTTGCTTCGTCTCAGTGGCGGTGATCTCAATGCCTTGGTTGGTTTATTCGGGTTTGCCGGGGGTATTGTTATAGGTTCGATTCTGCTGAACAAGGGATTTTCCTTGGGGAGAAGCTATAAACAGAGTAAAGCTGAAGGATCTGCCATAGGGTTTGTCACGCTTGCTCTTTTGGGAATCCTGCTTTTTATTCCCTCCTTGTTGAAATTCAGCGAGAAAGGTCCTGGAAGTCTGCATGCACCCATTCTTTTCGCCCTTATCGGAGGTTTGGCTGTAGGCATGTTAGCCCAGAGAAACCGTTTCTGCATGGCCGGGGGGATTCGGGATATTTTCTTGTTCAAAGACAGTACCCTGGCAATGGGTTCCCTGTTCGTATTTCTGTCAGCTTTGGTATTCAACCTTTTTACGGGTGATTTTCACCTTTCCTTTGCAAACCAGCCGGTTGCCCATACCGATTGGCTTTGGAATTTCTTAGGCATGGCCTTGGTTGGGTTAGGTTCGGTTTTGATCGGGGGTTGTCCGCTGAGACAGACCATTCTCGCCGGTGAGGGTAGCAGTGACAGTGCCATGAGTGTACTTGGTATGCTCGTAGGTGCAGCCTTTGCCCATAACTTTGGTCTTGCCTCTTCGGCAGCTGGAGCTACCACAAATGGCAAAATTGCTGTTTTTGTCGGGTTTGCTGTCATTTTTCTGATCTCTGCATCTGTCATGCGCAAAGCTAAAACTAATTAG
- a CDS encoding sulfurtransferase TusA family protein — translation MLEIDARGLSCPQPVIETKKVLDRKIEKVTVLVDNQAAYENVTRYAKAAKYEVAAEKDGDSWSLVLTKA, via the coding sequence ATGTTGGAAATTGATGCAAGAGGACTCTCCTGTCCCCAGCCGGTAATAGAAACAAAAAAGGTCTTGGACAGGAAAATCGAAAAAGTTACTGTCTTGGTAGATAATCAGGCAGCGTATGAAAATGTGACAAGGTATGCGAAAGCTGCAAAGTACGAGGTTGCAGCTGAGAAGGATGGCGATAGCTGGTCCTTGGTGCTGACGAAGGCCTAA
- a CDS encoding carbohydrate ABC transporter permease: MNQRKLHKASWIALFITPGLLVVGIFILLPLFMTLYNSLFSWNQLIRLDFVGLENFRRLFSSYPYKERFLNALGNNGTWFISTMLIQNSIGLLFGYLLSRNIPLAPIFKRIFFIPVLFSIVAVGFLWGIYLKPAGLLNNFLQVIGLENLQRAWLGAEQLATPSIIMVNIWRWVGFPSLVFLAAIDGVPQECLEAAYLEGVGEWQLFWKIIFPLIIPAITIITVLTIIGSLNVFEQVYIMTGLDGSPNYSTDTIGTLFYRTAFGSVDAGRPEIGIGSAIGLVIYLLTFAISLISVFFTKRKEIQL, encoded by the coding sequence ATGAACCAACGCAAATTACACAAGGCATCATGGATCGCTTTGTTTATTACACCCGGGTTGTTGGTTGTGGGGATTTTCATCCTCCTTCCGCTTTTTATGACTCTGTATAACAGCCTGTTCTCTTGGAACCAACTCATCAGATTGGACTTTGTCGGCCTGGAGAATTTTAGGCGTCTGTTCAGTTCCTACCCTTACAAAGAACGGTTTCTCAATGCCTTGGGAAACAATGGGACTTGGTTTATCTCCACGATGCTCATACAAAATTCCATTGGATTGCTCTTTGGATATTTGCTCAGCAGGAATATCCCCCTTGCTCCAATTTTTAAACGTATTTTCTTCATCCCTGTGCTCTTTTCCATAGTCGCCGTAGGTTTTCTGTGGGGAATATACCTCAAACCTGCAGGACTTTTGAATAATTTTTTGCAAGTAATCGGTCTCGAAAACCTTCAAAGGGCCTGGCTTGGAGCTGAGCAATTGGCCACCCCTTCCATTATCATGGTGAATATCTGGCGTTGGGTAGGATTTCCTTCCCTCGTATTTTTGGCAGCAATCGACGGGGTACCCCAAGAATGTCTGGAGGCTGCCTATCTTGAAGGAGTCGGGGAATGGCAGTTATTCTGGAAAATCATCTTCCCTTTGATCATCCCCGCTATCACTATCATAACCGTACTGACAATCATCGGAAGCCTGAATGTATTCGAACAAGTCTATATCATGACCGGACTTGACGGATCGCCGAACTACTCTACCGATACAATCGGGACGTTGTTTTACCGCACGGCCTTCGGTTCTGTCGATGCCGGACGCCCTGAAATAGGCATAGGATCTGCAATCGGACTGGTAATCTACCTGCTTACCTTTGCCATTTCGCTGATTTCGGTGTTTTTCACCAAACGTAAGGAGATCCAGCTATGA
- a CDS encoding DUF3343 domain-containing protein yields MLFIATFFTHFGAIKFREFAKKQNLECILMPVPRVLSSSCGTCARYKAEHWDIGFSDEALEGVFSLDKGDGYEQLFKAKE; encoded by the coding sequence ATGTTATTTATTGCTACTTTCTTTACCCATTTCGGTGCTATTAAGTTCAGGGAATTTGCTAAAAAGCAGAACCTTGAATGTATACTGATGCCTGTTCCCAGGGTTTTGTCTTCCTCCTGCGGCACTTGTGCCCGCTACAAGGCAGAACACTGGGATATAGGCTTTTCTGATGAGGCCTTGGAAGGTGTTTTCTCCCTTGATAAGGGAGATGGTTACGAGCAACTTTTCAAGGCAAAGGAATGA
- a CDS encoding electron transfer flavoprotein subunit beta/FixA family protein codes for MYIVVPIKQVPETSNVQMDKETGTMIRSASEAIVNPLDLYALETALQIKERTGGRITVITMGPLGAAKVLKEAIAMGCDDAIHLSDRAFGGSDTWATSYTLASAIRKLGKVDLVIAGERATDGDTGQVGPGLASWLDMGLVTYTSHIEELTDTYLIAERLLEEGYQKVKATLPVVLTVVKEIAIPRLPTLKGKKRAMHMTIPLLGAKDLGLENADLGLLGSPTRVVKIESPKISRACTVVKATDDSSIQEGIDKLMLFLASKELLGKGVAK; via the coding sequence ATGTATATAGTCGTCCCTATCAAGCAGGTTCCCGAGACAAGCAATGTCCAGATGGATAAAGAGACAGGCACTATGATCCGTTCGGCAAGTGAGGCCATTGTCAATCCGCTGGACCTCTATGCCTTGGAGACTGCCTTGCAAATCAAAGAGCGCACCGGTGGCAGGATTACCGTTATTACCATGGGTCCTCTCGGTGCCGCGAAAGTGCTCAAAGAAGCCATAGCCATGGGTTGCGATGATGCCATCCATCTATCGGACAGGGCCTTCGGTGGTTCCGATACCTGGGCCACTTCCTATACCCTGGCATCGGCTATCAGAAAACTGGGTAAGGTTGACCTAGTCATCGCAGGGGAACGGGCCACCGATGGGGATACCGGCCAAGTAGGTCCCGGCCTTGCTTCCTGGCTCGATATGGGCCTGGTTACCTATACCTCCCACATCGAGGAACTTACCGATACCTATCTCATAGCGGAGCGATTGCTTGAGGAAGGCTACCAGAAAGTAAAAGCAACGCTTCCTGTGGTTCTTACCGTAGTAAAGGAGATAGCAATTCCTAGGTTGCCAACGCTTAAAGGGAAAAAACGTGCGATGCACATGACTATCCCCCTTTTGGGGGCAAAGGACCTTGGCCTCGAGAATGCTGACCTTGGTCTGTTGGGTTCACCTACCAGGGTAGTCAAGATAGAAAGTCCGAAGATCAGCCGTGCGTGCACAGTAGTAAAAGCTACCGATGACAGTTCTATACAGGAAGGGATAGACAAATTGATGCTGTTTCTCGCAAGCAAGGAACTGCTGGGCAAGGGAGTTGCAAAATGA
- the selD gene encoding selenide, water dikinase SelD codes for MNMVKLTSLVKTSGCAAKLPPAQLHEVLGSLPLVHDEHLVGGFENSDDALVYRLDNGTLVIQTVDFFPPMVDDPYTFGQVAAANALSDIYAMGSEPKIAMNLMCFPSCLELEVMHQILLGGLDKANEAGAVIAGGHTISDPTPKYGLCVTGFAKEGEVWANKGAQEGDLLVLTKSLGVGIINTAVKASMASEEAASAAIKSMVTLNKYARDEALGYTVHAATDITGFSLLGHSQEMAVASDVQLVIESEKVPILPFVEEYSIQGLNPGGLYNNRDYIGGSVDMVASIRQSLQDVLYDPQTSGGLLFSMPGKDAKAYSEKTGFPIIGYVKAKGEKPILVV; via the coding sequence ATGAACATGGTAAAACTTACTTCATTGGTAAAAACCTCAGGGTGTGCGGCAAAGCTTCCCCCCGCCCAATTGCATGAGGTATTGGGAAGCCTTCCCTTGGTCCATGACGAACATCTCGTCGGTGGTTTCGAAAACAGTGATGATGCTTTGGTCTATCGTTTGGACAATGGGACCTTGGTCATTCAGACTGTCGATTTCTTTCCTCCCATGGTAGATGACCCTTATACATTCGGGCAGGTGGCAGCGGCAAATGCGCTCAGCGACATCTATGCAATGGGGAGTGAACCGAAGATTGCCATGAACCTGATGTGCTTTCCCTCTTGCCTGGAGCTTGAGGTAATGCATCAGATTCTGCTGGGGGGCCTCGATAAGGCAAATGAGGCCGGAGCCGTGATTGCAGGCGGCCACACCATTAGCGACCCTACCCCTAAGTATGGCCTCTGTGTTACCGGCTTTGCCAAAGAAGGGGAAGTCTGGGCCAACAAAGGCGCACAGGAAGGGGACCTTCTGGTGTTAACCAAAAGCCTTGGGGTCGGGATAATCAACACTGCAGTAAAGGCTTCCATGGCAAGCGAAGAGGCAGCCAGTGCGGCTATCAAGAGTATGGTTACCCTCAACAAATATGCCAGGGACGAAGCACTTGGCTATACAGTCCATGCTGCTACCGATATTACCGGGTTTTCCTTGCTTGGACATAGCCAGGAAATGGCTGTGGCAAGTGATGTACAGCTGGTGATTGAAAGCGAGAAGGTACCAATTCTTCCCTTTGTTGAGGAATACTCAATCCAGGGCTTGAATCCTGGAGGGTTGTACAATAACCGGGACTATATCGGGGGAAGTGTAGATATGGTAGCTTCTATCAGGCAGAGCCTGCAGGATGTGCTGTATGATCCACAGACTTCCGGCGGGTTGTTGTTTAGCATGCCTGGCAAAGATGCCAAAGCCTATAGCGAGAAAACAGGCTTTCCCATCATAGGGTATGTCAAGGCAAAAGGTGAAAAACCTATACTCGTAGTGTAG
- a CDS encoding aminotransferase class V-fold PLP-dependent enzyme yields the protein MQRIYLDNASTSWPKAPAVAQKMANFLTNCGSNIARGGYESAYDTAMVVQETRQQLCTLFGFSHPECTVFTMNVTQSLNMLIKGLFTAEDHILISSMEHNAVMRPLVQSKIPFSKIPCDKQGRLHFDAIRPLLQKNTKAIIITLASNVSGTVMPIEQVASLCKELGILCIVDTAQGSPVFPIHMDHMGIDAVAFTGHKGLLGPQGIGGLLLSPELGRAIDPLISGGTGSFSDSEDIPPLLPDRLEAGTLNLPGIIGLHTSLSYLQENHDRLIRQEQKASAALLDFFLSNNLIELKGLASLEGRTSAISIDFPTFDNAFIAFRLQELAGIETRVGLQCAPSAHRTLGTFPKGTIRFSPGYFTTDSEIDVTLASLAQVLKELKRNK from the coding sequence ATGCAAAGAATCTATCTTGACAACGCCTCGACCTCCTGGCCAAAAGCACCTGCAGTTGCCCAAAAAATGGCCAACTTCCTCACCAATTGCGGAAGCAATATCGCTCGAGGAGGATATGAAAGTGCCTATGACACCGCCATGGTTGTCCAGGAAACCAGACAACAACTCTGTACTCTCTTTGGGTTCTCCCATCCTGAATGCACCGTTTTTACCATGAATGTCACCCAGTCATTGAACATGCTCATCAAAGGCCTGTTTACTGCAGAAGACCATATACTGATAAGTTCCATGGAACACAATGCTGTCATGCGCCCGCTCGTGCAAAGTAAAATTCCTTTTTCCAAGATTCCCTGTGACAAGCAAGGTCGCCTTCACTTTGATGCGATTCGTCCTTTACTGCAGAAAAATACGAAGGCAATCATCATCACCCTGGCCTCCAATGTCTCGGGGACTGTAATGCCCATCGAGCAGGTAGCCTCACTTTGCAAGGAACTGGGAATCCTGTGTATTGTCGACACTGCCCAGGGAAGTCCTGTCTTCCCCATTCATATGGACCATATGGGTATAGACGCAGTAGCGTTCACCGGGCACAAGGGATTGCTCGGGCCCCAGGGAATCGGGGGCCTTTTGCTCTCACCCGAACTGGGAAGGGCAATTGACCCCTTGATCAGCGGGGGAACCGGAAGTTTCAGCGACAGCGAGGATATCCCCCCCCTGCTTCCTGACAGACTGGAGGCGGGAACGCTCAACCTCCCAGGTATCATAGGTCTCCATACCAGCCTTTCGTACCTGCAGGAAAACCATGACCGGCTCATCAGGCAAGAACAGAAAGCCAGTGCGGCTTTGCTCGATTTCTTTTTGTCAAACAATCTGATAGAGTTGAAGGGACTTGCTTCCCTTGAAGGAAGAACGAGTGCAATCAGCATCGATTTCCCTACCTTCGACAATGCTTTCATTGCATTTCGGTTACAAGAATTGGCAGGCATAGAGACTCGGGTAGGATTGCAATGTGCCCCGAGTGCCCACAGGACACTAGGAACGTTCCCCAAGGGAACCATACGGTTCAGCCCGGGGTATTTCACAACCGATAGCGAAATCGATGTTACCCTTGCCTCTTTGGCACAGGTCTTGAAAGAATTGAAAAGGAACAAATGA
- the murQ gene encoding N-acetylmuramic acid 6-phosphate etherase produces the protein MSLPTTEQRNPASYKIDTKSTLEILEIINKEDEKVPLAVRKMIPTIASLVDDVVVSFKKGGRLFYIGAGTSGRLGVLDASECPPTFGVSPSMVQGLIAGGLPALTSAIEAAEDNAESGIIELKSRGFTKDDVLVGITASGQAPYVLGAMMYAQGLGAKVGAISCNEESKVFNHADHKIYLAVEPEIITGSTRMKSGTAQKLVLNMITTTAMIRIGKVYNNLMVDLMPLNAKLVDRAKRLIKEITDCSEDQAEELYVQSGGNVKVAVLMSMLQVSCSKAKELLDNNEGSINKVLDQKQK, from the coding sequence ATGTCACTACCTACTACCGAACAGAGAAATCCTGCATCTTATAAGATTGATACAAAATCTACCTTGGAAATCCTTGAGATAATTAACAAAGAAGATGAAAAAGTACCCCTTGCCGTAAGAAAGATGATCCCTACCATTGCAAGTTTAGTCGATGATGTCGTTGTCTCTTTCAAGAAAGGTGGCAGGTTGTTTTATATCGGGGCCGGTACCTCGGGAAGACTCGGGGTGCTTGATGCCTCTGAGTGTCCTCCCACCTTCGGGGTATCGCCTTCCATGGTCCAAGGTCTCATCGCAGGGGGACTCCCAGCCCTTACGTCTGCCATTGAAGCAGCAGAAGACAATGCTGAATCCGGAATCATCGAACTTAAATCTAGGGGATTTACCAAAGATGATGTGCTTGTCGGAATCACTGCTTCGGGGCAGGCCCCGTATGTATTGGGTGCGATGATGTACGCCCAGGGGTTGGGGGCAAAGGTCGGGGCAATTTCCTGCAACGAGGAATCAAAGGTTTTTAACCATGCCGATCATAAAATCTATCTAGCGGTAGAACCGGAGATTATCACAGGGTCGACCCGAATGAAATCGGGAACTGCCCAGAAACTCGTACTCAATATGATTACCACAACGGCAATGATTCGCATCGGCAAAGTCTATAACAACCTTATGGTCGATCTGATGCCACTGAATGCAAAACTAGTGGACAGGGCCAAACGCCTTATCAAGGAGATTACCGACTGCAGTGAGGATCAAGCAGAAGAACTCTATGTGCAATCAGGGGGAAATGTGAAAGTGGCCGTTTTGATGTCCATGCTGCAGGTTTCTTGCTCGAAGGCTAAAGAACTGCTGGACAACAACGAAGGAAGCATCAATAAAGTCCTGGACCAAAAACAGAAATAA
- a CDS encoding carbohydrate ABC transporter permease — protein MITDFHYKGASLAKRLFITVMIVIMLIYVVLILYPLFNMFTSSFKTNRDILTTPFSLPTAFSLENFKIVWVDKGFSQFFINSIVVTVVAMAFVILFGSMAAYGISRYTYRGNTLVYMLFLSGIMLPLKAAIIPLFLLIKSLGLINSRLSVIMIFMAMGLPSTVFILSGFMKSIPVELEYAARIDGCNDFSIYRRIVMPMVAPAIALVTIYNAVPIWNDFFFPLVFLQSNALKTLPVGLSTFFGQHSTNWNLLFTGLSIAILPMLVLYLFMSKYFIKGMTAGAVK, from the coding sequence ATGATAACCGACTTCCACTATAAGGGAGCTTCCCTGGCAAAAAGACTCTTTATCACGGTGATGATCGTTATCATGCTCATCTATGTGGTCTTGATACTGTATCCTTTGTTCAACATGTTCACTTCCTCGTTCAAGACCAACAGGGATATCCTCACGACCCCTTTTTCCCTCCCCACTGCTTTTTCACTGGAGAATTTCAAGATAGTCTGGGTCGACAAGGGGTTTTCCCAATTCTTCATCAACAGTATCGTAGTGACAGTCGTAGCCATGGCCTTTGTCATATTGTTCGGTTCCATGGCAGCCTATGGCATCTCACGTTACACCTATAGGGGCAACACCTTGGTGTATATGCTGTTTCTCAGTGGGATCATGCTCCCCTTGAAAGCAGCTATCATCCCGTTGTTCCTGCTTATCAAAAGCCTGGGACTGATCAATTCAAGGCTCTCGGTTATCATGATCTTTATGGCAATGGGACTTCCTTCGACAGTCTTTATTCTCTCAGGGTTCATGAAATCAATTCCCGTTGAACTGGAGTATGCAGCCAGAATCGACGGGTGCAATGACTTCTCGATTTACAGACGCATCGTCATGCCGATGGTAGCCCCGGCAATTGCCTTGGTAACCATCTATAATGCCGTTCCTATCTGGAATGATTTTTTCTTTCCCCTGGTCTTTTTGCAATCGAATGCACTCAAGACACTTCCTGTCGGGTTAAGTACCTTCTTTGGGCAGCATAGCACCAACTGGAACCTGCTTTTCACAGGCTTATCCATCGCCATTCTGCCAATGCTGGTATTGTACCTGTTCATGTCCAAGTATTTTATCAAAGGAATGACCGCAGGAGCGGTTAAATAA
- a CDS encoding ABC transporter substrate-binding protein encodes MKRNVVILLLIALVASASVFAAGTAEQSTAAQKEKTVLEFWTWRPEDVDFYAKQIAKFEMENPDIKVVQTAYKNTEYNTILAASLSGGSGPDVFQGRAYGGLATFADSGFLEPLEQWMPELKNYSPTALLGATSPTDGKIYGSPAVSQTVFMYYNIDVYKKLGLSIPKTWNELIANFEAVSKAGYLALGNGAKDGWTLETMLGGMGPGFYGSTDFYNAVVAGTKNFQDPAFIKMIEKMKSLTKYMPNMYMGIGYDDMRSNFINEVSPHLIAGSYEAAYFRTQNPNLNFGIFAVPGEKATDPAYVSVYADMNFAMNANSKNKDAAVKFLKFLSTKEFGKAVVTEMKMVTSVPGVDASADPFIARVLELQKNATPYLFLVGFRYNQPTGSSLWQAAAQGVMAGTLTPAEAAKQIQDGIASYYKPFQK; translated from the coding sequence ATGAAAAGAAACGTGGTTATCTTGTTGCTCATCGCCCTTGTTGCATCGGCAAGCGTATTTGCCGCAGGGACTGCAGAGCAAAGCACTGCTGCCCAAAAAGAAAAAACGGTATTGGAATTCTGGACCTGGAGGCCGGAAGATGTCGATTTCTATGCAAAGCAGATTGCAAAGTTTGAGATGGAAAATCCCGATATCAAAGTAGTGCAGACTGCCTATAAGAACACCGAGTACAATACCATACTCGCCGCTTCCCTTTCAGGCGGATCTGGTCCCGATGTATTCCAGGGTCGTGCCTACGGTGGTCTGGCAACTTTTGCCGATTCAGGATTTCTGGAACCCCTTGAACAGTGGATGCCAGAACTCAAGAACTACTCACCCACAGCTTTGCTTGGGGCAACCTCGCCTACCGATGGCAAAATCTACGGAAGCCCTGCAGTAAGCCAGACTGTATTCATGTATTACAATATCGACGTGTATAAGAAGCTCGGTCTTTCCATTCCCAAGACCTGGAATGAACTCATTGCCAATTTTGAAGCTGTTTCAAAAGCCGGTTATCTGGCGCTCGGAAACGGTGCAAAAGACGGATGGACACTTGAGACCATGCTCGGTGGGATGGGCCCAGGTTTTTACGGGAGTACAGATTTTTACAACGCAGTTGTAGCAGGAACAAAGAATTTCCAAGACCCTGCCTTCATCAAGATGATCGAGAAAATGAAATCACTGACCAAATATATGCCTAATATGTACATGGGCATCGGCTATGATGACATGCGGTCCAACTTTATCAATGAAGTGTCCCCTCACTTGATTGCAGGTTCCTATGAAGCTGCATATTTCAGGACTCAGAACCCGAACCTTAACTTTGGCATCTTTGCGGTTCCTGGCGAAAAAGCAACTGATCCTGCATATGTATCGGTATATGCTGACATGAACTTTGCCATGAATGCAAATTCCAAGAACAAGGATGCAGCGGTAAAATTTTTGAAGTTCCTCTCAACCAAGGAATTCGGAAAAGCCGTCGTCACAGAAATGAAGATGGTTACCTCAGTCCCTGGGGTAGATGCGTCGGCAGATCCCTTTATCGCACGCGTTCTCGAACTGCAGAAAAATGCCACCCCTTACCTGTTCCTCGTAGGTTTCAGGTACAACCAGCCAACTGGTTCTTCCTTGTGGCAGGCTGCCGCACAGGGTGTAATGGCTGGAACGCTAACCCCTGCTGAAGCTGCAAAACAGATTCAGGACGGCATTGCCTCCTACTACAAGCCTTTCCAGAAATAG
- a CDS encoding electron transfer flavoprotein subunit alpha/FixB family protein, translated as MNEIWTLSEQHGGKLKDVSFELLARGRALADTLQSQLCTVVLGNKIDDKELESLIFHGADTVFYVENPCLGDMVCEIYAMVLAYLVGEYTPHVLLAAATTTGRSVLPYLAVKIHTGLTADCTDLAIEKETGNLLQTRPAIGGNIMATIKTPNHRPQMATVRPKSYKALAEDRSRSGKVVRVAWNPEWNDTRVQVLSYREECGNSSSLEEADIVVSGGKGLKKRENFRLIEELADSLGGQVGASRDAVDRGWASYPHQVGLSGKTISPKLYLAVGISGAVQHLAGIKTAEYIVAINSDEHANILQVADFALVGDLFAILPQLLRRLGTQGGEK; from the coding sequence ATGAATGAAATATGGACGCTTAGCGAACAACATGGGGGAAAACTCAAGGACGTCTCCTTTGAACTGCTTGCACGGGGCAGAGCCCTCGCCGATACGCTTCAAAGCCAGCTCTGTACTGTAGTTTTGGGAAACAAAATCGATGATAAAGAGCTTGAATCGTTGATTTTCCATGGTGCCGATACTGTGTTTTATGTTGAAAACCCCTGCCTTGGCGATATGGTCTGTGAAATCTATGCAATGGTACTTGCCTATCTGGTTGGTGAATATACTCCCCATGTGCTGTTAGCAGCCGCTACGACCACAGGGCGCAGTGTTTTGCCCTATCTTGCGGTAAAGATCCATACAGGGCTTACCGCAGACTGCACCGACCTTGCCATCGAGAAAGAGACGGGAAACCTTCTGCAGACCAGGCCGGCAATCGGGGGGAATATCATGGCTACGATAAAAACCCCGAACCACAGGCCCCAGATGGCGACAGTGAGACCTAAATCCTACAAGGCCCTTGCTGAAGATAGATCGAGAAGTGGAAAGGTGGTAAGGGTTGCATGGAATCCTGAATGGAATGACACAAGGGTCCAGGTTCTCTCGTATCGCGAGGAGTGTGGGAATTCCAGTTCCCTGGAAGAGGCCGATATCGTAGTTTCCGGTGGCAAGGGCCTGAAAAAGCGGGAGAACTTCCGCTTGATCGAAGAGCTTGCAGATAGTCTGGGAGGCCAAGTGGGAGCCTCGCGTGATGCTGTCGACCGTGGTTGGGCCAGCTACCCTCATCAGGTAGGCCTATCGGGAAAGACCATATCACCGAAACTCTACCTGGCTGTAGGGATTTCCGGGGCTGTCCAGCACCTGGCAGGTATCAAGACTGCAGAATATATCGTGGCAATCAATAGCGATGAACATGCCAATATCCTACAGGTTGCCGACTTTGCCCTTGTCGGTGATCTGTTCGCGATTTTACCTCAATTATTGAGGCGTCTGGGCACGCAAGGCGGGGAGAAATGA